From one Atribacterota bacterium genomic stretch:
- a CDS encoding M20/M25/M40 family metallo-hydrolase codes for MKHDIVEYFFQMVKIDSESGNEKEFLTFLSHLFEKELNASSKFDNHGNLIIKIDAKNSNKKKPVLFCCHGDTVNPGQGIVPVLKDGIITSQSDTILGADDKAGIAEILVALKNAPKYPPVEIVITRQEEIGLAGSLYLDRDLIEAEEGYVLDSEELDEIIIGGPSRAEIIIKIIGKAAHAVEPENGISAIEVAAHGISLLQTGWIDPVTTVNVGLIEGGQVLNAVPENTTIQIECRSQKHKKCVSQSKKIVDTFKTVAKARGAKVDVKTSIDLKASKIPENADIVKAAKKAIQSTGLKPKAKIICGGTDASNLNQKGLKTAVLGTGCRLPHSKDEHIAVKDMEKAVEIYTAILKEYA; via the coding sequence ATGAAGCATGATATTGTAGAATATTTTTTCCAGATGGTTAAAATTGACAGCGAATCAGGAAATGAGAAAGAATTTTTAACTTTCTTAAGTCATTTATTTGAAAAAGAACTTAATGCCAGTTCAAAATTTGACAACCATGGCAATCTGATAATCAAGATAGATGCAAAAAACAGCAATAAGAAGAAACCTGTCTTATTTTGCTGTCATGGTGATACAGTTAACCCCGGGCAGGGAATAGTGCCTGTACTAAAAGACGGAATAATAACCTCACAAAGTGATACAATATTGGGTGCAGATGATAAGGCGGGGATAGCAGAAATTTTAGTAGCATTGAAAAATGCACCAAAATACCCTCCGGTAGAAATAGTGATTACCCGACAGGAAGAAATAGGACTAGCCGGTTCATTATATCTGGACAGGGATTTAATAGAAGCGGAAGAAGGCTATGTTCTTGATTCTGAAGAATTAGATGAGATTATTATCGGCGGACCTTCCCGTGCAGAAATAATTATTAAGATTATAGGAAAAGCTGCCCATGCTGTAGAGCCCGAGAATGGTATTTCAGCAATTGAAGTAGCTGCCCACGGGATTTCATTATTACAGACAGGATGGATAGACCCTGTAACCACAGTTAATGTAGGGTTAATTGAAGGAGGACAGGTCTTAAATGCTGTTCCGGAAAATACCACCATTCAAATTGAATGTCGCAGCCAAAAACATAAAAAATGCGTAAGCCAGAGTAAAAAAATAGTAGACACATTTAAAACTGTGGCAAAGGCAAGGGGAGCAAAGGTTGATGTCAAGACCAGCATTGATCTGAAGGCATCAAAAATTCCCGAAAATGCTGATATAGTTAAGGCAGCAAAAAAAGCTATTCAGTCAACAGGTTTAAAGCCAAAAGCAAAAATTATCTGTGGAGGAACAGACGCCAGCAATTTAAATCAAAAAGGTCTTAAGACAGCAGTCCTGGGAACAGGGTGTAGATTACCACATAGCAAAGATGAACATATTGCAGTAAAAGATATGGAAAAAGCCGTTGAAATATATACTGCTATTTTAAAAGAATATGCATGA
- a CDS encoding carbohydrate ABC transporter permease, translating into MKLKQNNFLLNAPMHIFVIIVAIIWIFPTVGLLITSFRPSGDVASSGWWTVLAHPFNFTQYTLANYRDVISNIGIGRAFVNTLIITIPACTLPIIIASFAAYAFAWMEFWGRRFFFILFVGLLVVPLQMTLIPILRIFNQLGLSGSFVGIWFAHAGYGMPLVIYLMYNYISGLPSEMFESSTIDGATPFQIFKSIVIPLSVPAIASITIFQFIWVWNDLLVALVYLGGTPDVAPLTVRISALVGSYGQNWELLTAAAFVSMILPLIIFLSLQRYFVRGIMAGSIKG; encoded by the coding sequence ATGAAATTAAAACAAAACAATTTTTTATTAAATGCCCCCATGCATATTTTTGTAATTATTGTGGCAATAATCTGGATTTTTCCTACAGTAGGGCTCCTGATTACTTCTTTCAGGCCATCCGGGGATGTTGCATCATCAGGGTGGTGGACTGTCCTTGCCCATCCATTTAATTTTACCCAATATACACTTGCAAATTATAGAGATGTTATATCCAATATCGGTATAGGACGGGCTTTTGTAAACACACTTATTATTACTATCCCTGCTTGTACATTGCCCATCATTATTGCTTCTTTTGCCGCTTATGCCTTTGCCTGGATGGAATTCTGGGGTAGGCGTTTTTTCTTTATATTATTTGTAGGCCTCCTGGTTGTTCCATTACAGATGACTTTAATTCCGATTCTCCGGATTTTTAACCAGCTGGGATTATCAGGTTCTTTTGTTGGAATATGGTTTGCCCATGCAGGATATGGAATGCCCCTGGTTATTTACCTGATGTATAATTATATTTCAGGTCTTCCCAGTGAAATGTTTGAATCTTCAACTATCGACGGGGCTACACCATTTCAGATATTCAAAAGTATTGTTATACCACTTTCTGTTCCGGCAATTGCTTCAATAACAATTTTTCAGTTTATTTGGGTGTGGAATGATCTTCTGGTGGCATTAGTATATCTGGGTGGTACGCCTGATGTTGCACCATTGACAGTAAGGATAAGTGCACTGGTTGGATCTTACGGGCAAAACTGGGAATTATTAACAGCAGCTGCCTTTGTTTCCATGATTTTACCGCTGATAATATTCTTAAGTTTACAACGCTATTTTGTCAGAGGTATTATGGCCGGTTCTATTAAGGGGTAG
- a CDS encoding ROK family protein, translated as MDSEITQEIYTENKLAIGVDLGGTKIGIAMVNCNGKIIHYLKNPTDAHKGKEFVINNIIESIHQLLNEAEANLDDISGIGVGIPGQLDVRTGIVHFAPNLPGWEEVPICRIIKEEFNVPVVLENDANAAAWGEKTFGAAKGIRDMVCLTLGTGIGGGLILDGKIYRGHKCGAGEIGHIIVNKDGPDCHCGGIGCLEAYSSATGIKNRVADKIKYIKENSPELLADTGIDITNIRLVDIFQRARENDPLVKDIVNEAIEYLGVGITILVNLLNPEMVVLVGGIANEGENILTPIRNFVFKRAMKAMLNDLKIDLGKLKEKAGVLGAAALLWQKNN; from the coding sequence ATGGATTCAGAGATAACTCAGGAAATTTATACAGAAAACAAACTGGCAATTGGTGTTGATTTAGGTGGGACAAAAATCGGGATTGCTATGGTTAATTGTAATGGCAAAATAATACATTATTTAAAAAATCCCACAGATGCCCATAAAGGTAAAGAGTTTGTCATTAATAATATAATAGAAAGCATCCACCAGCTATTAAATGAGGCGGAAGCTAATCTGGATGACATATCAGGAATTGGAGTAGGCATACCCGGACAATTGGATGTAAGAACAGGTATTGTTCATTTTGCTCCAAATCTACCGGGATGGGAAGAAGTGCCTATCTGCAGAATAATCAAGGAGGAATTTAATGTCCCGGTTGTTCTGGAAAATGATGCAAATGCTGCTGCCTGGGGAGAAAAAACCTTTGGTGCAGCAAAAGGTATTAGAGATATGGTATGCCTGACATTGGGAACAGGAATTGGTGGTGGATTAATACTTGATGGAAAAATTTACCGGGGACACAAGTGCGGAGCAGGAGAAATTGGACATATTATTGTTAACAAGGATGGGCCTGATTGTCATTGTGGTGGTATTGGTTGCCTGGAGGCATATTCTTCTGCAACAGGCATTAAGAATAGAGTAGCCGATAAAATCAAATATATCAAAGAAAATTCTCCCGAATTACTTGCTGATACCGGGATAGATATAACAAATATCAGGCTTGTTGATATTTTTCAGCGTGCCCGGGAGAATGATCCTCTTGTTAAAGACATTGTAAATGAGGCAATTGAATATTTAGGAGTCGGTATTACTATATTGGTAAATTTGCTTAATCCGGAAATGGTAGTTTTAGTTGGCGGTATTGCAAATGAAGGAGAAAATATTCTTACACCTATCAGAAATTTTGTTTTTAAAAGAGCAATGAAAGCCATGTTGAATGACTTAAAAATAGATTTAGGTAAGTTAAAGGAAAAAGCCGGTGTACTGGGGGCAGCAGCCCTACTATGGCAAAAAAACAATTAA
- the ugpC gene encoding sn-glycerol-3-phosphate ABC transporter ATP-binding protein UgpC, translating to MARVVLKNLTKKFKDVVAVDNVNIDIADKEFAVLVGPSGCGKSTTLRAIAGLEDVTSGEIYIGDKLVNDIPPKDRDIAMVFQNYALYPHMDVYNNMAFGLKLRKFSKEEIDQRVNEAAEVLGIEKLLKRRPKELSGGQRQRVAVGRAIVRKPKVFLFDEPLSNLDAKLRVAMRTEISKLYHRLGATIIYVTHDQIEAMTMATRIFIMDNGKLQQAGKPLDVYQNPSNQFVAGFIGSPAMNFIPAKLLKENSDYLVDAESIKAKLPADFQKPLSSYVDKQITFGVRPEHFHDKEFFPEAKEGSNIIKATAEVIEPLGDEVLFYLVAGKHNFVAKLDSRTKAQVGDELEIAIDMKETHIFDVKTQDTLV from the coding sequence ATGGCCAGAGTTGTCTTAAAGAATCTTACCAAAAAGTTTAAAGATGTCGTAGCAGTCGACAATGTTAATATTGATATTGCTGACAAGGAATTTGCTGTTTTAGTTGGTCCTTCCGGTTGCGGCAAATCTACAACCCTGCGTGCTATTGCAGGATTGGAAGACGTGACATCCGGAGAGATATATATAGGAGATAAGTTAGTAAATGATATACCCCCTAAAGACAGAGATATTGCCATGGTATTTCAGAATTATGCCCTCTATCCCCATATGGATGTCTACAATAATATGGCCTTTGGCTTGAAGCTGCGCAAATTTTCCAAAGAAGAGATTGATCAGCGGGTTAATGAAGCTGCAGAGGTTTTAGGTATTGAAAAGCTATTAAAGCGTCGCCCAAAGGAGCTCTCAGGCGGTCAACGGCAGCGTGTGGCGGTAGGCAGGGCTATCGTCCGCAAACCAAAAGTATTTCTCTTTGATGAGCCACTTTCCAATTTAGATGCCAAGTTACGTGTTGCAATGCGTACAGAAATATCAAAGCTCTATCACCGCTTAGGGGCAACGATTATTTATGTAACTCATGACCAGATTGAGGCTATGACTATGGCTACCCGTATTTTTATTATGGATAACGGTAAACTCCAGCAAGCGGGGAAACCACTGGATGTCTACCAGAATCCTTCCAATCAATTTGTCGCCGGTTTCATAGGTTCTCCTGCTATGAATTTTATCCCGGCAAAACTGTTAAAGGAAAACTCTGACTATCTGGTTGATGCCGAAAGCATTAAGGCAAAGCTGCCTGCAGATTTTCAAAAGCCTCTCTCTTCTTATGTAGATAAACAAATAACCTTTGGAGTGCGTCCTGAGCATTTTCATGACAAGGAATTTTTCCCGGAAGCCAAAGAAGGTAGTAATATTATAAAAGCTACAGCTGAGGTTATTGAACCATTGGGTGATGAGGTACTTTTCTATTTAGTTGCCGGTAAACATAATTTTGTTGCTAAATTAGACAGCCGCACAAAAGCTCAGGTTGGAGATGAACTGGAGATTGCAATTGATATGAAAGAAACCCATATTTTTGATGTAAAAACACAGGATACTTTGGTTTAA
- a CDS encoding sugar ABC transporter permease, which yields MRTHWYTPWLYVIPALFVLMFFLVYPSINTFIISFFGPQSEEFVGFANYIYTFTNEVMLTAFRNNLLWVALFVPVTVFLGLIMAVILDRVRYESIVKSIIFMPMAISFVGAGVIWKFVYSYRPVGSEQIGILNAFLSFLGAQPIPWLIERPWINNICLIIVGIWIWTGFCLVILSASYKGIPRELLEAARVDGANELRIFWKIILPLMKPTIAVVSTTMFINVLKVFDIVYVMTNGSFSTEVIANRMYKEMFIFRNYGRASSIAILLLLFIIPMIIINVQRFREQEAIR from the coding sequence ATGCGAACACACTGGTACACACCATGGTTATATGTAATTCCTGCTCTATTTGTATTAATGTTTTTTCTGGTATATCCTTCCATAAATACCTTTATTATTTCATTCTTTGGTCCGCAGTCGGAAGAATTTGTGGGATTTGCCAATTACATCTATACCTTTACCAATGAGGTAATGCTGACAGCTTTTCGGAATAATTTATTATGGGTAGCCCTTTTTGTTCCTGTAACAGTATTTTTAGGGTTAATAATGGCAGTAATACTTGATAGAGTTCGTTATGAATCAATTGTAAAATCAATAATATTTATGCCTATGGCCATATCTTTTGTTGGAGCAGGGGTAATCTGGAAATTTGTTTATTCCTATAGACCGGTTGGAAGTGAGCAGATTGGCATTTTGAATGCTTTTCTATCCTTTTTAGGAGCTCAGCCGATTCCCTGGTTAATAGAAAGGCCATGGATAAATAATATATGTTTAATCATTGTTGGGATCTGGATATGGACCGGTTTTTGCCTGGTGATTCTTTCTGCAAGTTATAAGGGTATTCCAAGAGAGCTGCTGGAGGCAGCCAGGGTAGATGGTGCTAATGAACTTCGAATTTTTTGGAAAATAATTTTACCTTTAATGAAACCGACAATTGCAGTAGTATCAACAACTATGTTTATTAACGTCCTGAAAGTATTTGACATTGTTTATGTAATGACAAACGGTTCATTTTCAACTGAAGTAATTGCAAATCGAATGTACAAGGAGATGTTTATCTTCCGTAATTACGGAAGAGCCAGTTCAATTGCCATTTTACTGCTTTTGTTTATTATCCCGATGATTATAATCAATGTCCAGAGGTTTAGAGAACAGGAGGCAATTCGATGA